In Zunongwangia profunda SM-A87, the following proteins share a genomic window:
- a CDS encoding S41 family peptidase has translation MTISQTSLKKLNSKKTYQKLLIFTFIFFGTYSALGQTSACDCLTVLDDASSLIQHSKSYKVQIKKEDREQEFQQWKDKIVLQIKKDNLRSFFCAGYLQKYITFINDRHNQIYKIPETVAEHIPTYQKPIDTTKVKDKISGIYYAGRDQIFVKKETDSLWYGITLKSASEGWEKGKIRLKIQKTKEGHLELFEFYPNGVLSYQNNITINDGRIQRTFWNKANRYFFQINHEQNFNYKSVNKNFDYIGIKTLSRTRNLMKEAEAFYEKNLKNLRKENLIVDLRNNGGGATKQAAPLFKWLKKNKHIKQVFVLINFQTASAAELTALQLKKDRRTIIAGENSRGMLAYGYGNQSFSAKTKCPEFSVNFSTKHKNGKLNQYEKKGITPELYLQNTSNWINQILEFNEKNQL, from the coding sequence ATGACTATTTCTCAGACCTCCTTAAAGAAGCTCAATTCAAAAAAAACATACCAAAAATTACTGATTTTTACATTTATTTTCTTCGGAACTTATTCCGCTTTAGGGCAAACTTCAGCTTGTGACTGCCTTACAGTTTTAGATGATGCTTCGTCACTAATCCAGCATTCAAAAAGCTATAAAGTTCAGATTAAAAAAGAAGATCGGGAACAAGAATTTCAACAATGGAAAGATAAAATTGTTCTCCAAATCAAAAAAGACAACTTACGCAGCTTTTTTTGCGCAGGTTATCTGCAAAAATATATCACGTTTATTAACGATCGCCATAATCAGATTTATAAAATTCCTGAAACCGTTGCAGAGCATATTCCTACCTACCAAAAACCTATAGATACTACAAAAGTGAAAGATAAAATCTCTGGCATTTACTATGCAGGAAGAGACCAGATATTCGTAAAAAAAGAAACGGACAGTTTATGGTATGGGATCACGCTAAAATCAGCCTCAGAGGGTTGGGAAAAAGGAAAAATAAGGCTGAAAATTCAAAAAACTAAAGAGGGGCATTTAGAATTATTTGAGTTTTACCCTAACGGCGTTCTTTCTTACCAAAACAATATCACAATCAATGATGGGAGAATCCAGAGAACATTTTGGAATAAAGCGAACCGATACTTTTTCCAAATCAATCACGAGCAAAATTTCAATTATAAATCTGTGAATAAGAACTTTGATTACATCGGTATCAAAACATTGAGCAGAACCCGAAATTTGATGAAAGAAGCCGAAGCCTTTTATGAAAAAAACCTTAAAAACCTCCGTAAAGAAAATCTGATTGTAGATTTAAGAAATAACGGCGGCGGCGCAACTAAACAAGCCGCCCCCCTTTTTAAATGGCTTAAGAAAAACAAGCATATTAAACAGGTTTTTGTACTCATTAATTTTCAAACAGCAAGTGCTGCTGAACTCACGGCTCTTCAACTAAAAAAAGATCGCCGGACTATTATTGCCGGTGAAAATTCACGTGGAATGTTAGCATATGGCTACGGAAACCAGTCTTTTTCAGCAAAAACAAAATGCCCAGAATTCAGCGTTAATTTTTCAACCAAACATAAAAATGGTAAATTAAACCAATACGAAAAGAAAGGCATCACACCAGAGCTATACCTACAAAACACCTCAAACTGGATCAATCAAATCCTTGAGTTTAACGAAAAGAATCAGCTTTAA
- a CDS encoding YkvA family protein — MSIFSKDTIEEEHKKKQADFQEEDVETVLDEEEKIKSKFESKNALRRYFDDAQLLFNLVRDYASGEYRDIPFNIVAAVGAALLYVLSPIDLIPDFIPVIGYLDDAAVIAFCLSLIERDLAAYKVWKNSKS, encoded by the coding sequence ATGAGCATTTTCAGTAAAGATACCATCGAAGAAGAGCATAAAAAGAAACAGGCAGATTTTCAGGAAGAAGATGTAGAAACGGTTCTGGACGAAGAGGAAAAAATAAAGTCAAAATTTGAGAGTAAAAATGCTTTAAGACGATATTTTGACGATGCCCAGTTGTTATTTAATTTGGTAAGGGATTATGCGAGCGGGGAGTATCGTGACATTCCGTTTAATATTGTCGCTGCAGTAGGTGCAGCATTATTGTATGTGCTGTCACCAATCGATTTAATCCCAGATTTTATTCCGGTGATAGGCTATTTGGATGATGCAGCGGTAATCGCCTTCTGTTTAAGTTTGATTGAAAGAGATCTTGCCGCTTATAAAGTCTGGAAAAATTCAAAATCTTAG
- a CDS encoding acyl-ACP desaturase, with amino-acid sequence MALENIRLEVMKTIESKVDGFIDKYLIPVDNIWQPTDLLPNLQGEEGMEHVKQIREEAKELGYDFWVVLVADMVTEEALPTYESWLMDVEGVDQQRRADGEQNPWSKWVRHWTGEENRHGDTLNKYLYLSGRVNMREIEKTTQHLINDGFDIGTGRDPYKNFVYTSFQELATNISHKRVGQLAKKKGNKMLGKMCNIIAGDEMRHYMAYREFVKTIFEHDPSEMMLAFHDMMKKKIVMPAQFLRESGEGIAQAFENFSNAAQRLGVYTTYDYIEILKKLNEYWEIDKMRALTDEAEKARDYLMKLPDRMTRIADRIAIPQDQYQFKWVEPNGII; translated from the coding sequence ATGGCCCTAGAAAACATAAGACTTGAAGTGATGAAAACTATCGAAAGTAAAGTAGATGGTTTTATTGACAAATATCTAATTCCGGTTGATAATATTTGGCAACCTACAGATCTTTTGCCGAATCTTCAGGGAGAAGAAGGAATGGAGCACGTAAAACAAATTCGTGAAGAAGCGAAAGAATTAGGTTATGATTTTTGGGTGGTTCTGGTTGCAGACATGGTTACTGAAGAAGCCCTACCAACTTACGAAAGCTGGCTTATGGATGTAGAAGGTGTAGACCAGCAACGCCGTGCTGATGGTGAACAAAACCCATGGTCTAAATGGGTAAGACATTGGACGGGGGAAGAAAACCGTCACGGTGATACTTTAAACAAATATCTTTATCTGTCGGGTCGTGTAAATATGCGCGAAATTGAAAAAACCACGCAGCACCTAATTAATGATGGTTTTGATATTGGTACCGGAAGAGATCCTTATAAAAACTTTGTGTATACCAGCTTCCAAGAACTTGCTACCAATATTTCTCATAAAAGAGTGGGACAATTGGCCAAGAAAAAAGGAAATAAGATGCTGGGTAAAATGTGTAATATCATCGCAGGAGATGAGATGCGTCACTATATGGCGTATCGCGAATTCGTAAAAACAATTTTTGAGCACGATCCTAGCGAAATGATGTTGGCATTTCACGATATGATGAAAAAGAAGATTGTTATGCCGGCGCAGTTTTTAAGGGAAAGTGGCGAAGGTATTGCACAGGCTTTCGAGAACTTCTCGAATGCAGCACAGCGCCTAGGTGTTTATACTACTTACGATTATATCGAAATTCTTAAGAAATTAAACGAATACTGGGAGATCGATAAGATGAGAGCTCTTACCGATGAGGCTGAAAAAGCTCGTGATTATCTTATGAAATTACCGGATAGAATGACAAGAATTGCAGACCGTATTGCTATCCCGCAAGATCAATATCAATTTAAATGGGTAGAACCAAACGGAATCATTTAA
- a CDS encoding metallophosphoesterase, whose translation MGRTLSIGDIHGGLKALKQLLHDKVKVTTEDTIIFLGDYVDGWSDSANVVSYLIELAKDFDCIFIRGNHDDLTHQYLKSGAITDRWVIHGGQSSIDGYAKLSSKEIQQHLLFFSAMQNYYIDDQNRLFVHAGFTNLHGPENEYYDTGFYWDRTLWEMAISLDPNIEKTSEFYPKRLQIFDEIFIGHTPVTRIGESLPVNKASIWNIDTGAAFKGSISALDINTKEVWQSDPVYTLYPNEDGRN comes from the coding sequence ATGGGTAGAACGCTAAGCATTGGCGATATACACGGAGGATTAAAAGCATTAAAACAACTATTACACGATAAAGTTAAAGTTACTACAGAAGACACAATTATTTTCCTAGGTGATTATGTTGATGGCTGGAGTGATTCTGCCAACGTGGTATCTTATCTTATCGAATTAGCTAAAGATTTTGATTGCATTTTTATAAGAGGAAATCATGATGATCTTACTCATCAATATTTAAAAAGTGGTGCTATTACTGATCGATGGGTTATCCATGGCGGACAAAGTAGTATTGATGGCTACGCAAAATTATCTTCTAAAGAAATTCAACAGCACCTGCTATTTTTTTCAGCAATGCAGAATTATTATATAGACGACCAAAATCGATTATTTGTTCATGCCGGATTTACCAACTTACATGGACCGGAAAATGAATATTACGACACTGGATTTTACTGGGATCGTACGTTATGGGAAATGGCAATCTCTTTAGATCCTAACATTGAAAAAACCAGCGAATTTTATCCAAAACGACTTCAAATTTTTGATGAAATCTTTATTGGTCATACTCCGGTAACAAGAATTGGTGAATCTTTACCCGTGAACAAAGCAAGCATCTGGAACATAGATACCGGCGCAGCGTTTAAAGGAAGTATTTCTGCCCTCGATATCAATACAAAAGAAGTTTGGCAAAGTGACCCCGTGTATACCTTATACCCTAATGAGGACGGTAGAAATTAA
- a CDS encoding ATP-binding protein codes for MINKRLLIKNLLAHNDENSFYDKKLQLNIGEKEGKAKFLKHICALANSNPKNNSYIVIGVKDEDNDIVGIDFFDDSKIQNLINAYLSNPPKVIYENIPFPHLPDNLVVGLVTIRPNNGRICSLRKNIWKYYGGSIFLRDGSISMPKDFDIKIEDENSEVVASIEKHAQNNIELTLNGVFDFIKHHKKLNPTYQVFKEYFVVCWAGKKKYAKGEIYFSRVDIALINEQVKLFYSDLDEVSISSDANSFKILEYVHLGLPNSYKYYPLEEVTIHFKDNATYEIQSELVFQPPLFDKNTLYHIYNSNNMLVERLKKLLPLTKNQRKDVKNLPSTYLLCYLNGFGEAMEKLEEAKPFLKKYSSQAYHYYKESTRILRKVKYS; via the coding sequence ATGATTAACAAACGGCTTCTTATCAAAAACCTTTTAGCGCATAACGACGAGAATAGCTTTTATGATAAAAAGTTACAACTGAATATAGGCGAAAAAGAAGGAAAAGCTAAGTTTCTAAAACACATTTGTGCGCTGGCAAATTCTAATCCTAAAAACAACTCTTATATTGTTATTGGGGTTAAAGACGAAGATAATGACATTGTGGGTATCGATTTCTTTGACGATAGTAAAATCCAAAATCTTATTAACGCATATTTAAGCAATCCGCCAAAAGTGATATACGAAAATATTCCTTTTCCGCATCTTCCCGATAATTTGGTTGTTGGTCTGGTAACCATTCGACCAAATAATGGTAGAATATGTTCACTAAGGAAAAATATCTGGAAATATTATGGCGGTTCTATTTTTCTTAGAGATGGTAGCATAAGCATGCCAAAGGATTTTGACATTAAAATTGAAGATGAGAATTCTGAGGTTGTCGCCTCGATCGAAAAACATGCACAGAATAATATAGAATTAACTTTAAATGGTGTTTTTGATTTTATAAAGCATCACAAAAAGTTAAACCCTACTTACCAGGTTTTTAAGGAATATTTTGTGGTATGTTGGGCAGGTAAAAAAAAATATGCCAAAGGTGAAATTTATTTTAGTCGTGTAGACATTGCATTAATTAATGAACAGGTAAAATTATTCTATTCAGATTTAGATGAAGTAAGTATTTCTTCTGATGCGAATAGCTTCAAAATTCTGGAATATGTGCATCTTGGATTGCCTAACAGCTATAAATACTATCCATTAGAAGAGGTTACGATTCATTTTAAAGATAATGCCACTTACGAAATCCAAAGTGAGCTGGTCTTTCAACCTCCATTATTCGATAAAAATACACTTTATCATATTTACAATAGCAATAATATGCTGGTAGAACGATTAAAAAAATTATTGCCACTTACTAAAAATCAGCGAAAGGATGTTAAAAACCTACCATCTACTTATTTGCTTTGTTATCTTAACGGCTTTGGAGAAGCGATGGAAAAACTGGAGGAGGCTAAACCTTTCCTAAAAAAATACAGTAGCCAGGCCTACCATTATTATAAAGAAAGTACACGAATTTTAAGAAAAGTAAAATATAGTTAA
- a CDS encoding SDR family NAD(P)-dependent oxidoreductase, with product MKTALITGATSGIGKATARIFAEEGFNLIICGRREGRLNELKEELRKITEVLSLSFDVRDKEEVFKKIENLPPDFSNIDILINNAGNAHGLDPIQDGSIDDWEAMIDINLKGLLYVSKAVIPGMIDRKSGHIINIGSTAGKEVYPNGNVYCASKHAVDALNQGMRIDLNGKGIRVGAINPGLVKTEFSEVRFKGDAEKAEKVYQGFEALRPEDIADIIRFVVTRPYHVNIADLIVMCTAQATSTIVDRKLL from the coding sequence ATGAAAACTGCACTAATTACCGGCGCAACAAGTGGAATAGGAAAAGCAACCGCTAGAATTTTTGCGGAAGAAGGATTTAATTTAATTATATGCGGAAGAAGAGAAGGAAGATTAAACGAACTTAAAGAAGAATTACGCAAAATTACTGAAGTTTTAAGTTTAAGTTTCGATGTTCGTGATAAAGAGGAAGTTTTTAAAAAGATTGAAAATTTACCTCCAGATTTCTCAAATATCGATATTCTAATTAATAATGCCGGGAATGCGCATGGTCTGGATCCCATACAAGACGGATCTATAGACGATTGGGAGGCTATGATAGATATAAACCTAAAAGGTTTACTTTATGTTAGCAAAGCAGTAATTCCGGGAATGATCGACAGAAAATCAGGACATATTATTAACATTGGTTCTACCGCCGGTAAAGAGGTTTACCCCAACGGAAATGTCTATTGCGCCAGCAAACATGCCGTTGATGCTCTTAATCAAGGAATGCGAATAGACCTTAACGGTAAAGGGATTAGGGTTGGTGCTATCAATCCGGGGCTTGTGAAAACCGAATTTAGTGAAGTTCGTTTTAAGGGTGATGCCGAAAAAGCCGAAAAGGTTTACCAGGGTTTTGAAGCTTTACGGCCAGAAGACATTGCAGACATTATTAGATTTGTGGTTACAAGACCTTATCATGTAAATATTGCCGATTTAATCGTGATGTGTACCGCACAGGCTACCAGCACTATCGTAGACAGGAAATTACTATGA
- a CDS encoding DUF4382 domain-containing protein yields MRKQFLNFKTLFLLVFTGLALASCSDDDDSAGAEGNARISVRMVDAPGDYDAVNIDVEAVRVQTGVEEDENEGWVTLDTEAGIYNLLELTGGVSQLLADEEIAPGYAGQIRLVLGNDNTIVVNGEEFPLATPSAQQSGLKLNINEELEPGEEYLYILDFDVDESIVTQGNGGYTLKPVIRLSVEDDAGKIVGKVHPSEFRSLVTATNASNRISAYTNASGEFALYGVPEGTYQIKVEPDPISGLDPITRDNVEVDDDGTTDVETLFLE; encoded by the coding sequence ATGAGAAAGCAATTTTTAAATTTTAAAACTTTATTTCTATTAGTATTTACAGGACTTGCCTTAGCCTCTTGTAGCGATGACGATGATTCTGCCGGAGCAGAAGGGAATGCCCGAATTTCTGTAAGAATGGTAGATGCACCAGGAGATTATGATGCTGTAAATATCGATGTGGAAGCAGTTAGAGTACAAACCGGAGTCGAAGAAGACGAAAATGAAGGTTGGGTAACTTTAGATACTGAAGCCGGAATTTATAATCTATTGGAGCTTACCGGTGGAGTTTCGCAATTATTGGCTGATGAAGAAATTGCCCCTGGGTATGCCGGGCAGATTCGTTTGGTATTAGGAAACGATAATACCATAGTTGTAAACGGAGAAGAATTCCCATTAGCAACACCAAGTGCACAGCAATCAGGTTTAAAATTAAATATTAACGAGGAGCTTGAACCTGGCGAAGAGTACCTTTATATATTAGATTTTGATGTAGATGAATCTATTGTTACTCAGGGTAACGGAGGCTATACATTAAAACCTGTAATTCGTTTATCTGTAGAGGATGATGCCGGGAAGATCGTGGGGAAAGTTCATCCTTCAGAATTTAGAAGTTTAGTGACTGCTACAAATGCTTCAAATCGTATTTCTGCTTATACCAATGCCAGTGGAGAATTTGCATTGTACGGTGTACCAGAAGGAACCTATCAAATTAAGGTTGAGCCCGATCCAATCTCTGGTTTAGACCCTATTACTAGAGATAATGTAGAGGTGGATGATGATGGTACTACAGATGTAGAGACTTTGTTTCTGGAATAA
- a CDS encoding AAA family ATPase, whose product MTDNQSSLDIASLNEKIERESAFVDVLTKEMNKVIVGQKHMVERLLIGLLGQGHILLEGVPGLAKTLAINTLSQAVHGSFSRVQFTPDLLPADVVGTLIYNMKINDFSIKKGPIFANFVLADEINRAPAKVQSALLEAMQEKQVTIGDETFKLDKPFLVMATQNPVEQEGTYPLPEAQVDRFMLKTVIKYPQLEEEQLIIRANLKGSFEKVNQVVSIEQILRAQQTVREVYMDEKIEKYILDIIFATRTPEKYRLEDLKPLISFGASPRGSINLATAAKCYAFIKRRGYVIPEDVRAVVYDVLRHRIGITYEAEAENITSEDIIGKIVNEIEVP is encoded by the coding sequence ATGACAGATAATCAATCTTCTTTAGATATCGCCAGTCTAAATGAAAAAATTGAAAGGGAGAGTGCTTTTGTAGATGTGCTAACCAAAGAGATGAATAAAGTGATCGTGGGGCAAAAGCACATGGTAGAGCGTTTACTTATAGGCTTACTGGGTCAGGGACATATCCTTTTAGAAGGTGTTCCTGGACTTGCAAAGACCCTGGCGATTAACACATTATCTCAAGCTGTTCATGGATCCTTCAGTCGTGTTCAGTTTACACCAGATTTACTTCCTGCGGATGTTGTAGGTACGCTTATTTATAATATGAAGATTAATGACTTCAGTATAAAAAAGGGGCCTATTTTCGCAAATTTCGTGCTTGCAGATGAGATTAACCGTGCACCGGCAAAAGTACAATCGGCTTTACTGGAAGCAATGCAGGAAAAGCAGGTGACTATTGGTGACGAAACCTTTAAATTAGATAAGCCGTTTTTAGTAATGGCAACGCAAAACCCGGTAGAACAGGAAGGAACTTATCCCTTACCTGAAGCACAGGTAGACCGTTTTATGCTAAAAACCGTCATTAAATATCCGCAATTAGAGGAAGAGCAATTAATTATTCGAGCCAACCTAAAAGGAAGTTTTGAGAAGGTAAATCAGGTGGTAAGTATCGAGCAGATATTAAGAGCACAGCAAACGGTACGTGAGGTATATATGGACGAGAAGATCGAGAAATATATTCTGGATATTATTTTTGCTACCCGTACGCCAGAGAAATACCGTTTAGAAGATCTAAAACCCTTAATTAGCTTTGGTGCTTCCCCACGTGGTAGTATTAACCTGGCAACTGCGGCAAAATGTTACGCATTTATAAAACGTAGGGGATACGTTATTCCTGAAGATGTTAGGGCAGTTGTTTATGATGTTTTACGACATAGAATAGGAATTACCTACGAAGCCGAAGCTGAAAATATAACTTCTGAAGATATTATTGGTAAGATCGTGAACGAGATCGAAGTGCCGTAG
- a CDS encoding DUF58 domain-containing protein: MDTKELLKKVRKIEIKTRRLSDHIFGGEYHSTFKGRGMTFSEVRQYQFGDDVRNIDWNVTARYNEPFVKVFEEERELTMMLVVDVSGSEFFGTQSQFKKEVITEIAATLAFSATQNNDKIGLLMFSDQIENYIPPKKGKSHVLRIIRELLEFQPKSKKTDIGLGLKYLSNVMKKKAIVFVLSDFMGDDYQQTLKITGNRHDVTGIRVYDQREKEIPNIGLVQMLDEETNEYITVNTGSKAVRRSYTEYYLGRVGYFEESFALSGAGVINTRVDESYVKKLLGYFKRRG; the protein is encoded by the coding sequence ATGGATACCAAAGAGTTACTTAAGAAAGTTCGTAAGATCGAAATAAAAACCCGTCGCCTTAGTGATCATATCTTTGGCGGTGAATATCATTCTACCTTTAAAGGAAGAGGGATGACTTTTAGCGAAGTGCGACAATATCAATTTGGTGATGATGTTCGTAATATCGACTGGAATGTTACGGCACGTTATAATGAGCCTTTCGTTAAAGTTTTTGAAGAAGAGCGGGAGCTCACCATGATGTTGGTGGTCGATGTTTCAGGATCTGAATTTTTCGGGACGCAAAGTCAGTTTAAAAAAGAAGTGATTACCGAAATTGCGGCAACTTTAGCATTTTCTGCAACCCAGAATAACGACAAGATTGGTTTGTTGATGTTTTCAGACCAAATAGAAAATTATATACCTCCCAAAAAAGGAAAATCTCACGTCTTAAGGATTATAAGGGAATTATTAGAATTTCAGCCAAAAAGTAAGAAGACCGATATTGGTTTAGGGCTGAAATATCTATCGAATGTGATGAAGAAGAAAGCCATCGTTTTTGTGCTATCCGATTTTATGGGGGATGATTATCAGCAAACGCTTAAGATTACCGGAAATCGTCACGATGTTACAGGTATTAGGGTATACGACCAGCGAGAAAAGGAAATTCCTAATATTGGTTTGGTACAAATGTTGGATGAAGAGACCAACGAATATATCACTGTGAATACCGGGAGCAAGGCAGTAAGGCGCAGCTATACCGAGTATTATTTGGGGCGGGTAGGATATTTCGAAGAAAGCTTTGCCCTAAGTGGAGCAGGAGTAATTAATACCAGGGTAGATGAAAGTTATGTGAAAAAACTTTTAGGGTATTTTAAAAGGAGAGGCTAA
- a CDS encoding DUF4381 family protein, whose product MKKNKLLDFIYKKHSFKKQFQAILIIAVAFFALPAMAQEAQVSASIDTAQIKIGEQILYQINVETDSTNLVVFPEGNTFSPLEVVESLGADTTRVQNKFQLLKEYSLTQFDSGSYTIPQQRIIINNKPFLTDSMRVEVADVAVDTTQQQMYPIKPSVEVPKSFSIPVWVWWLLLILVILGVSVFFFIKRRREKALENKLPPYEQAMKDLDELDKSTLIENREVKEYYSRLTYAVRRYLDEKVYDRAMESTSTELIDFLEAQQKSGVLHLHGKTLQNLKQILQRADLAKFAGSRPDVITAKEDRNKTRMIINDVKSSMPEPSEEELMQDEEYRQNKLSKKRKKRLIFGISGGVLVIFIALAVLISSKGLDYVIDTYWGHPTKELLEGEWIRSEYGTPPVVITTPEVLVRKEMELSKDATQTYADAQMFAFGSLVSNFYTSLSTRIFTKKDQFDLKTGVDGVYKELENQGAQNIVMKQEEFTTVNGAKGVKVFGTLEIKNPVNDEIKPKKYSILNFAENGGFQQITVIYDEDDSYADEISGRIINSVELIKLNN is encoded by the coding sequence ATGAAAAAAAATAAATTGTTAGATTTTATTTATAAAAAACATTCTTTTAAAAAGCAGTTTCAGGCCATATTAATTATTGCCGTTGCTTTTTTTGCTTTACCTGCAATGGCGCAGGAAGCTCAGGTTTCAGCAAGTATTGATACGGCTCAGATTAAAATTGGGGAGCAGATTTTATACCAAATCAATGTGGAAACCGATTCTACAAACCTGGTGGTTTTTCCCGAAGGGAATACTTTCTCCCCTTTAGAAGTGGTGGAATCCTTGGGCGCCGATACGACCAGGGTACAAAATAAATTTCAGCTTCTTAAAGAATACAGCCTTACACAATTCGACTCAGGTTCTTATACCATTCCGCAGCAAAGAATTATCATAAATAATAAGCCATTTTTAACTGATTCAATGCGTGTTGAGGTGGCCGATGTTGCTGTAGATACTACGCAACAGCAAATGTACCCTATAAAGCCTTCGGTAGAAGTTCCAAAAAGTTTTAGTATCCCAGTTTGGGTTTGGTGGCTATTATTAATTCTAGTGATATTGGGCGTTTCAGTATTCTTTTTTATAAAACGCAGAAGAGAAAAAGCGCTGGAAAATAAATTACCGCCATACGAGCAGGCGATGAAAGACCTAGATGAGCTAGATAAAAGTACGCTTATAGAAAATAGAGAGGTTAAAGAGTATTATTCGAGATTAACCTATGCCGTTAGACGTTATTTAGATGAAAAGGTATATGATCGTGCGATGGAGAGTACTTCGACCGAGTTAATAGATTTTCTGGAAGCGCAACAAAAATCGGGTGTACTTCATTTACATGGAAAAACACTGCAGAATTTAAAACAGATTCTACAAAGGGCCGATTTGGCGAAATTTGCAGGATCCCGACCTGATGTAATTACAGCAAAAGAGGATCGTAACAAAACGCGGATGATTATTAATGATGTTAAATCGTCGATGCCAGAGCCAAGTGAAGAAGAGCTTATGCAGGACGAAGAATATCGCCAGAATAAACTGTCGAAAAAGCGTAAGAAACGATTGATTTTTGGTATTTCTGGCGGTGTTTTGGTGATATTTATTGCTTTGGCCGTTTTGATTAGCTCCAAAGGACTGGATTATGTGATCGATACCTACTGGGGGCATCCTACCAAAGAATTACTGGAAGGGGAGTGGATTAGAAGTGAATATGGTACGCCGCCCGTAGTCATAACTACTCCAGAGGTCTTGGTGAGAAAGGAAATGGAATTAAGCAAAGATGCTACCCAAACTTATGCCGATGCACAAATGTTTGCTTTTGGTAGTTTGGTGAGTAATTTTTATACCAGTTTAAGTACCCGCATCTTCACCAAAAAAGACCAGTTTGATCTTAAAACGGGAGTAGATGGTGTTTATAAGGAATTAGAAAATCAGGGAGCCCAAAATATTGTAATGAAACAGGAAGAATTTACCACGGTAAATGGGGCTAAGGGTGTAAAAGTATTTGGTACCCTGGAAATAAAGAATCCTGTGAACGACGAAATTAAACCTAAAAAATATAGTATTTTGAATTTTGCTGAAAATGGTGGCTTCCAGCAAATCACTGTAATTTACGATGAAGACGACAGTTATGCTGACGAAATCTCTGGAAGGATCATTAATTCAGTAGAACTTATAAAATTGAATAATTAA
- a CDS encoding vWA domain-containing protein — MFANFTFENPEFFWLFILLPVAIAWYFWKRNLQTPALRMSSIQGFKAKSSILAKLRPVLFILRILALALLIVALARPRTVDVSTRTNSTQGIDIVMAIDVSASMLARDLQPNRLEATKAVGEEFIKGRPSDRIGLVLYSGESFTKTPITSDKSVVLRALEDVEFNNILESGTAIGSGLATSVNRLKDSKAESKVIILLTDGVNNSGFIDPKVASELAKEFGIKVYTIGVGTNGMALTPVGIAANGRFQFGNRQVEIDEDLLKQIADETGGKYFRATNNEKLEDIYDEIDQLEKTEIEEFKYTNYDEKFRPFALLAGALLLFELLLRYTLFRSFI, encoded by the coding sequence ATGTTTGCGAATTTCACTTTCGAAAATCCTGAGTTTTTCTGGTTGTTTATTTTACTTCCGGTGGCGATCGCATGGTATTTCTGGAAAAGAAATCTGCAAACACCGGCACTAAGGATGTCAAGTATTCAGGGGTTTAAAGCTAAATCCAGTATTTTGGCAAAATTAAGACCCGTTCTTTTCATTTTAAGGATATTGGCGCTGGCTTTATTAATCGTTGCTTTGGCAAGGCCAAGAACAGTAGATGTTTCTACCCGAACCAACAGTACCCAGGGGATTGATATCGTAATGGCAATAGATGTTTCGGCCAGTATGCTGGCAAGAGACCTACAGCCAAATCGTTTAGAAGCTACAAAAGCGGTAGGTGAAGAATTTATAAAAGGCCGGCCTTCAGATCGTATAGGATTAGTGCTTTATTCCGGAGAAAGTTTTACCAAAACACCAATTACCAGTGATAAATCGGTTGTGTTACGCGCATTGGAAGATGTTGAGTTTAATAATATTTTAGAAAGTGGTACAGCAATAGGTTCAGGTTTGGCTACTTCGGTGAATCGACTAAAAGATAGTAAAGCCGAAAGTAAAGTGATTATTTTACTTACCGATGGGGTAAATAATTCAGGTTTTATCGATCCAAAAGTGGCTAGTGAATTAGCAAAGGAGTTTGGTATTAAAGTGTATACGATTGGGGTTGGTACAAATGGTATGGCGTTAACTCCCGTAGGTATTGCAGCTAATGGTCGTTTTCAATTTGGTAATCGCCAGGTAGAGATCGATGAAGATCTATTAAAACAAATTGCTGATGAGACGGGAGGAAAATATTTTAGAGCCACCAATAACGAGAAGTTGGAGGATATCTATGATGAAATCGATCAATTAGAAAAAACAGAAATCGAAGAATTTAAGTATACCAATTACGACGAGAAATTTCGCCCTTTTGCATTACTTGCCGGCGCACTATTACTATTCGAATTGTTGTTGAGGTATACCCTATTTAGAAGTTTTATATAA